The Etheostoma cragini isolate CJK2018 chromosome 15, CSU_Ecrag_1.0, whole genome shotgun sequence genome window below encodes:
- the arhgap23a gene encoding rho GTPase-activating protein 23 isoform X4 yields the protein MWPVRDADVRKLHALMPAAMLPCPAPVGSDWSFQNPVGVDCSSPEPRCIWLAVLRSATGSVPPPAMPIRHSQSTPQPRGKGRRDGLPSTGDNPRPPMATRPGREGGGVFWKGPRTLVLHKNSQGFGFTLRHFIVYPPESALHTNLKDEENGNAKGYQKGRLEPMDTIFVKSVREKGPAHQAGLCTGDRLVKVNGESVLGKTYSQVIALIQNSESVLELCIMPKDEDVLQLVSAYSQDAYLTGNEPYSGGAEYLPPPPPLCYPHTKATPPAGAPPSGSMCQNQLDNWSRWPGSSSPSSPLDNHSAVGSPASWQEGRAGEPGGVGHSSPAHRTEEIQYGMTSQQPQGQTRGRSYSSSSSSGGPLSSPLQVHYPNHHAASSSQSQTRKSSSAWTSPPLPQPSHGRTERCQQALSDWYYNQLPERPARNMQTRHRSYSQDRLSDSRRQQQRTGGWPHSASQDTLLLLQQSGPGPQGEPYCSYGDWEGGPSRGHPANNYTRTRSENLLAQYDNHGRSLEMLDRAAAGVVSPRFERLSLLQQAPQPPPRTDAYSRKGSHYGAAQDPPISRHTHSKHHSQPQTQQSAPQSRRLPRGQSVDDQPVGYRSYSPSFNRKTGRIMQQAHSFRDPSYSGPHMNWNPNTKTSPPEGTTAPLTASATSPLASTTHESQDRAYRPTNHERERGSVEGQAKVVAQTQEVVLRQKPPTGRRNAHGMRHPHYALPIDGLEPSLFSPDPQDAAPTPGSTGDVAPRKPNGNLAPLSIEDDSLASIPFIGSIKSGRRSSYLLAITTERSKSCDEGLNTFREEGRVFSRLPKRVKSFFTDGSLENLGTAEEVRSKRHSTSELGNITYSDVRREGWLHYKQILTEKGKKVGSGMRPWKRVFSVLRSHSLFLYKDKREAVLRGATIGCAAEDEQPISIRGCLVDIAYSETKRKHALRLTTQDFCEYLLQAEDREDMLDWIKVIRENSKTDSEELGFSRQALINKKLNDYRKQSPTGSKPDSSPRMSRMKPPFMLAKTDNAAGAPRSPKSDGKDESSPPKSPWGINIMKKTKKAGPKAFGVRLEDCQPGVNNKFIPLIVEICCGLVEDMGLEYTGIYRVPGNNAMVSMLQDQLNKGVDINPAEEKWQDLNVVSSLLKSFFRKLPEPLFTNDKYNDFIDANRMESASDRLKTMKKLIRDLPDYYYHTLKFLVVHLKTVADSADKNKMEPRNLALVFGPTLVRTSEDNMKDMVTHMPDRYKIIETLIQHCNWFFTEGQDKDEKTPVDTEDMQPAPNIDHLLSNIGRTALLGEASDSTNSDSAKSKGSWGSKRDLTPKDFLTLSIMSAVTGRKRRKRHNGRLVGSSTDDDSEHEPIKAGHLGAEEEEEAESPVGDTAPRAEGEDDDEEEEEEEGDEEVVESGAKEEVDVEVLAVVPSRPRCKKEEEAGGRQAAMLLHEEEEARAVVKGPPWRATEDARSIVSGYSTLSTLGRSLGSEGRVDDADDEHSELVSETDNESGFASRSLTQERPDKHPTTPVNTQPAAAPRSFLYTHYKPPVLTPTNLLAPPTALTPTPDSADRSEGGARSTTPSSSSFSSSSTTHKLHSRPSFNSHKLIQCDTLARKKLKSEKVKTRSLDLLELSGPTAEADRARSGSDAAPRVRRDTSRTNPSSCSSQESLRLARTKPSLPPSEAASFTPTGPSGRSLAEQVRARLMGSADDLRIVGLRKPLSPETRRKRRAWRRHTVVASPTEISEKRPPLTVSEFPLSANTQNQVKTRGLPRDADGLDQGPATRQAPTSRFHQYL from the exons GGTAAGGGGCGCAGGGATGGTCTCCCCTCAACTGGTGACAACCCTCGGCCGCCGATGGCGACCCGGCCGGGAAGGGAGGGGGGCGGCGTGTTCTGGAAGGGTCCCCGGACGCTGGTCCTCCATAAGAACTCCCAGGGTTTCGGTTTCACGCTACGCCATTTCATCGTTTACCCTCCAGAGTCCGCCCTGCACACCAACCTCAAG GATGAGGAGAATGGTAACGCAAAGG GGTATCAGAAAGGTCGACTGGAGCCGATGGACACCATATTTGTGAAGAGTGTGAGAGAAAAGGGTCCGGCCCACCAGGCAGGCTTGTGCACAG GGGATCGACTTGTGAAAGTGAATGGAGAGAGTGTTCTAGGAAAGACGTATTCGCAGGTGATAGCCCTCATTCAGAACAG TGAAAGTGTGTTGGAGCTTTGCATTATGCCAAAAGATGAAGACGTGCTTCAGTTGGTAAGT gCATACTCCCAGGATGCCTACTTGACGGGCAACGAACCCTACTCAGGGGGAGCTGAATACCTCCCACCACCACCTCCCCTCTGTTACCCGCACACCAAGGCCACACCCCCTGCTGGAGCCCCTCCGTCTGGTTCCATGTGCCAGAACCAGCTGGATAACTGGAGTCGTTGGCCAGGCTCTTCCAGCCCCTCTTCACCCCTGGACAACCATTCCGCTGTGGGCAGCCCCGCCAGCTGGCAGGAAGGGCGGGCAGGAGAGCCAGGTGGTGTGGGTCACAGCAGCCCGGCCCACCGCACAGAGGAGATCCAGTACGGTATGACCAGCCAGCAGCCTCAGGGCCAGACAAGGGGGCGCTCCtactcttcctcttcctcatcaggGGGCCCTTTGTCTAGCCCGCTGCAAGTCCACTACCCTAACCACCACGCTGCCAGTTCCTCTCAGTCCCAGACACGCAAGTCCAGCTCAGCTTGGACCAGTCCCCCGCTGCCCCAGCCTAGCCATGGCCGCACTGAGCGCTGCCAGCAGGCGCTCTCTGACTGGTACTACAACCAGCTGCCGGAGCGCCCAGCACGCAACATGCAAACCCGCCACCGCAGCTACTCTCAGGACCGGCTCAGTGATTCAAGGAGGCAGCAGCAGCGGACAGGTGGCTGGCCGCACAGCGCCTCCCAGGACACTCTGCTGTTACTACAGCAGTCAGGACCAGGTCCCCAAGGAGAGCCCTACTGCTCCTATGGAGACTGGGAGGGTGGCCCAAGTAGGGGGCACCCTGCCAACAACTATACCCGGACACGTTCTGAAAACCTGCTGGCCCAGTATGATAACCATGGCCGCTCATTAGAGATGCTGGACCGAGCAGCAGCTGGAGTGGTCTCGCCTCGTTTTGAGAGGCTGTCATTGCTCCAGCAGGCTCCCCAACCGCCCCCCAGGACTGACGCCTACTCTAGGAAGGGGAGCCATTACGGTGCCGCACAGGATCCTCCGATATCCCGACACACACATTCTAAACACCATTCCCAGCCTCAGACCCAGCAATCAGCCCCCCAGAGTAGGCGGCTTCCCCGTGGGCAGAGCGTGGATGACCAGCCGGTGGGCTACCGCAGCTACAGCCCCTCTTTTAACCGCAAGACGGGCCGCATCATGCAGCAAGCCCACTCTTTCAGGGACCCTTCGTACTCTGGCCCTCACATGAACTGGAACCCAAACACTAAAACCAGTCCGCCAGAGGGCACAACGGCACCCCTCACTGCCTCTGCCACATCCCCCCTTGCCTCCACCACTCACGAATCCCAGGACAGAGCATACAGGCCAACAAACCACGAGAGGGAACGAGGGTCAGTGGAGGGGCAGGCAAAGGTGGTGGCACAGACCCAGGAAGTGGTGCTGAGGCAGAAACCTCCCACCGGGCGGAGGAATGCCCACGGTATGCGTCACCCTCATTACGCGCTGCCCATTGACGGGCTAGAACCCTCTTTGTTTTCTCCTGATCCCCAGGACGCAGCTCCTACCCCTGGTTCCACGGGAGATGTAGCCCCACGCAAACCAAACGGCAACCTTGCCCCCCTCTCTATAGAGGATGACTCCCTGGCCTCCATCCCCTTCATAG GCAGTATTAAATCCGGTCGCCGTTCCTCCTATCTTCTAGCGATCACCACCGAGCGCTCCAAGTCATGCGACGAAGGTCTCAACACGTTCAGAGAGGAAGGCCGAGTCTTCTC GAGGCTACCAAAGAGAGTAAAGAGTTTCTTCACAGACGGG tcttTGGAAAACCTCGGGACAGCAGAGGAGGTTCGATCTAAACGCCACTCCACCTCAGAGCTCGGAAACATCACTTACAGCGACGTACGGCGAGAAGGATGGCTGCACTATAAACAAATCCTCACAGAGAAGGGCAAG AAGGTGGGCAGCGGCATGCGTCCGTGGAAGCGAGTCTTTTCAGTGCTTCGCTCCCATTCGCTGTTCCTCTATAAGGACAAGAGGGAGGCGGTGCTCCGCGGGGCCACGATCGGATGTGCGGCAGAGGACgagcagccaatcagcatcCGGGGCTGCCTGGTGGACATCGCGTACAGTGAGACCAAACGAAAGCACGCACTAAGGCTAACCACCCAGGACTTCTGCGAGTACCTGCTGCAGGCGGAGGACCGGGAGGACATGCTGGACTGGATAAAGGTCATCAGAGAGAACAGCAAGACAGACAGCGAG GAGCTGGGCTTCTCCAGACAGGCCCTCATCAATAAGAAGCTGAATGATTACAGGAAACAGAG TCCAACAGGCAGCAAGCCCGACTCCTCTCCCAGGATGTCCCGCATGAAGCCTCCCTTCATGCTCGCCAAGACGGACAATGCTGCGGGGGCGCCACGCTCCCCCAAATCAGACGGCAAAG ATGAGAGCAGCCCTCCAAAGTCTCCGTGGGGAATCAACATCatgaagaagacaaagaaggcCGGGCCAAAAGCTTTCGGTGTGAGGTTGGAGGATTGTCAGCCAGGAGTAAATAACAAG TTCATCCCGTTGATCGTGGAGATCTGCTGCGGTCTGGTAGAAGACATGGGTCTGGAGTACACGGGAATCTACAGAGTCCCCGGGAACAACGCCATGGTGTCAATGCTTCAGGATCAGCTCAACAAGGGCGTCGACATCAACCCTGCGGAGGAG AAGTGGCAAGACCTCAATGTTGTCAGCAGTTTACTCAAATCCTTCTTCAGGAAACTTCCAGAGCCACTTTTCACCAACG ACAAGTACAACGACTTCATTGACGCCAATCGGATGGAAAGTGCATCAGATAGActaaaaacaatgaagaaaCTG ATCCGAGACCTCCCAGATTATTATTACCACACACTGAAGTTCCTAGTTGTTCACTTGAAGACAGTGGCCGACAGCgcagataaaaacaaa ATGGAGCCCCGTAACCTGGCTCTGGTGTTCGGGCCGACTCTGGTTCGGACgtcagaggacaacatgaaagaTATGGTCACACACATGCCGGACCGCTACAAGATAATTGAGACCCTCATCCAACAT TGCAACTGGTTTTTCACTGAAGGGCAAGACAAGGATGAAAAG ACGCCGGTGGACACGGAGGACATGCAGCCCGCCCCCAACATCGACCACCTGCTGTCCAACATCGGCAGGACCGCTTTGCTCGGGGAGGCGTCAG ACTCAACCAACAGTGACTCAGCTAAATCAAAG GGGTCGTGGGGATCAAAGAGAGACCTCACACCCAAGGACTTCCTGACTCTGTCCATCATGTCAGCTGTAACGGGCCGCAAACGCAGGAAGCGCCACAATGGCCGCCTGGTGGGCAGCAGCACCGACGACGACTCAGAGCACGAGCCAATTAAAGCTGGACATTTAGgggcagaggaggaagaggaggcagagTCGCCTGTTGGAGACACTGCTCCTCGAGCAGAGGGAGAGGACGacgatgaagaagaagaagaggaggagggagatgaGGAAGTTGTAGAAAGCGGAGCGAAAGAGGAGGTAGATGTGGAGGTGTTGGCGGTTGTTCCCAGTAGGCCGCGCTGtaaaaaggaagaggaggcagGAGGAAGGCAGGCAGCCATGTTGTTgcacgaggaggaggaggcgcgGGCGGTGGTGAAGGGGCCGCCGTGGAGAGCTACAGAGGATGCTCGCTCTATTGTTTCTGGTTACTCCACCCTCTCCACATTAGGGCGTAGCCTGGGGTCCGAGGGGAGGGTGGATGATGCTGATGACGAGCACAGCGAGCTGGTGAGCGAGACGGACAATGAGAGCGGCTTCGCCTCACGCTCCCTCACCCAGGAGAGACCTGATAAACACCCAACAACACCTGTGAACACGCAACCGGCAGCGGCCCCACGAAGTTTCCtctacacacactacaaacCCCCCGTTCTCACACCCACAAACCTGCTCGCCCCGCCCACAGCGCTCACACCCACACCGGACTCTGCGGACAGGAGTGAAGGAGGGGCACGGTCCACCACACCCTcgtcctcctccttctcctcctcctccactacTCACAAACTGCATTCGCGGCCTTCCTTCAACTCGCACAAGCTGATCCAGTGCGACACTCTGGCCAGGAAGAAGCTGAAGTCAGAGAAGGTCAAGACTCGCTCCCTGGACCTGTTGGAGCTGTCTGGGCCCACGGCAGAGGCTGACAGGGCTCGTTCTGGGTCGGATGCTGCACCCAGAGTGAGGAGGGACACCTCCAGAACCAACCCCTCCTCGTGCAGCAGCCAGGAGAGCCTGCGCCTGGCCCGGACCAAGCCCTCCCTGCCACCCAGTGAGGCCGCCTCCTTCACCCCAACCGGCCCCAGTGGCAGGTCTCTGGCGGAGCAGGTCCGCGCTCGTCTGATGGGCTCGGCCGACGACCTGCGCATTGTCGGACTGCGAAAGCCGCTGTCACCCGAGACACGGAGGAAGAGACGGGCCTGGCGCAGACACACCGTGGTGGCCTCTCCAACTGAGATCTCTGAGAAGAGACCCCCATTGACTGTCAGTGAGTTCCCCCTTTCCGCTAACACTCAAAACCAGGTCAAAACACGAGGGCTGCCTCGGGATGCAGACGGGCTCGACCAAGGACCGGCTACACGTCAAGCTCCCACCTCCAGATTCCACCAGTACCTGTGA
- the arhgap23a gene encoding rho GTPase-activating protein 23 isoform X2 — protein sequence MWPVRDADVRKLHALMPAAMLPCPAPVGSDWSFQNPVGVDCSSPEPRCIWLAVLRSATGSVPPPAMPIRHSQSTPQPRGKGRRDGLPSTGDNPRPPMATRPGREGGGVFWKGPRTLVLHKNSQGFGFTLRHFIVYPPESALHTNLKDEENGNAKGYQKGRLEPMDTIFVKSVREKGPAHQAGLCTGDRLVKVNGESVLGKTYSQVIALIQNSESVLELCIMPKDEDVLQLAYSQDAYLTGNEPYSGGAEYLPPPPPLCYPHTKATPPAGAPPSGSMCQNQLDNWSRWPGSSSPSSPLDNHSAVGSPASWQEGRAGEPGGVGHSSPAHRTEEIQYGMTSQQPQGQTRGRSYSSSSSSGGPLSSPLQVHYPNHHAASSSQSQTRKSSSAWTSPPLPQPSHGRTERCQQALSDWYYNQLPERPARNMQTRHRSYSQDRLSDSRRQQQRTGGWPHSASQDTLLLLQQSGPGPQGEPYCSYGDWEGGPSRGHPANNYTRTRSENLLAQYDNHGRSLEMLDRAAAGVVSPRFERLSLLQQAPQPPPRTDAYSRKGSHYGAAQDPPISRHTHSKHHSQPQTQQSAPQSRRLPRGQSVDDQPVGYRSYSPSFNRKTGRIMQQAHSFRDPSYSGPHMNWNPNTKTSPPEGTTAPLTASATSPLASTTHESQDRAYRPTNHERERGSVEGQAKVVAQTQEVVLRQKPPTGRRNAHGMRHPHYALPIDGLEPSLFSPDPQDAAPTPGSTGDVAPRKPNGNLAPLSIEDDSLASIPFIDEPTSPGADLRARHVPASSVVSSGMNSAPAVVTSPAFPTFTFPLTRLFSHDCSSIKSGRRSSYLLAITTERSKSCDEGLNTFREEGRVFSRLPKRVKSFFTDGSLENLGTAEEVRSKRHSTSELGNITYSDVRREGWLHYKQILTEKGKKVGSGMRPWKRVFSVLRSHSLFLYKDKREAVLRGATIGCAAEDEQPISIRGCLVDIAYSETKRKHALRLTTQDFCEYLLQAEDREDMLDWIKVIRENSKTDSEELGFSRQALINKKLNDYRKQSPTGSKPDSSPRMSRMKPPFMLAKTDNAAGAPRSPKSDGKDESSPPKSPWGINIMKKTKKAGPKAFGVRLEDCQPGVNNKFIPLIVEICCGLVEDMGLEYTGIYRVPGNNAMVSMLQDQLNKGVDINPAEEKWQDLNVVSSLLKSFFRKLPEPLFTNDKYNDFIDANRMESASDRLKTMKKLIRDLPDYYYHTLKFLVVHLKTVADSADKNKMEPRNLALVFGPTLVRTSEDNMKDMVTHMPDRYKIIETLIQHCNWFFTEGQDKDEKTPVDTEDMQPAPNIDHLLSNIGRTALLGEASDSTNSDSAKSKGSWGSKRDLTPKDFLTLSIMSAVTGRKRRKRHNGRLVGSSTDDDSEHEPIKAGHLGAEEEEEAESPVGDTAPRAEGEDDDEEEEEEEGDEEVVESGAKEEVDVEVLAVVPSRPRCKKEEEAGGRQAAMLLHEEEEARAVVKGPPWRATEDARSIVSGYSTLSTLGRSLGSEGRVDDADDEHSELVSETDNESGFASRSLTQERPDKHPTTPVNTQPAAAPRSFLYTHYKPPVLTPTNLLAPPTALTPTPDSADRSEGGARSTTPSSSSFSSSSTTHKLHSRPSFNSHKLIQCDTLARKKLKSEKVKTRSLDLLELSGPTAEADRARSGSDAAPRVRRDTSRTNPSSCSSQESLRLARTKPSLPPSEAASFTPTGPSGRSLAEQVRARLMGSADDLRIVGLRKPLSPETRRKRRAWRRHTVVASPTEISEKRPPLTVSEFPLSANTQNQVKTRGLPRDADGLDQGPATRQAPTSRFHQYL from the exons GGTAAGGGGCGCAGGGATGGTCTCCCCTCAACTGGTGACAACCCTCGGCCGCCGATGGCGACCCGGCCGGGAAGGGAGGGGGGCGGCGTGTTCTGGAAGGGTCCCCGGACGCTGGTCCTCCATAAGAACTCCCAGGGTTTCGGTTTCACGCTACGCCATTTCATCGTTTACCCTCCAGAGTCCGCCCTGCACACCAACCTCAAG GATGAGGAGAATGGTAACGCAAAGG GGTATCAGAAAGGTCGACTGGAGCCGATGGACACCATATTTGTGAAGAGTGTGAGAGAAAAGGGTCCGGCCCACCAGGCAGGCTTGTGCACAG GGGATCGACTTGTGAAAGTGAATGGAGAGAGTGTTCTAGGAAAGACGTATTCGCAGGTGATAGCCCTCATTCAGAACAG TGAAAGTGTGTTGGAGCTTTGCATTATGCCAAAAGATGAAGACGTGCTTCAGTTG gCATACTCCCAGGATGCCTACTTGACGGGCAACGAACCCTACTCAGGGGGAGCTGAATACCTCCCACCACCACCTCCCCTCTGTTACCCGCACACCAAGGCCACACCCCCTGCTGGAGCCCCTCCGTCTGGTTCCATGTGCCAGAACCAGCTGGATAACTGGAGTCGTTGGCCAGGCTCTTCCAGCCCCTCTTCACCCCTGGACAACCATTCCGCTGTGGGCAGCCCCGCCAGCTGGCAGGAAGGGCGGGCAGGAGAGCCAGGTGGTGTGGGTCACAGCAGCCCGGCCCACCGCACAGAGGAGATCCAGTACGGTATGACCAGCCAGCAGCCTCAGGGCCAGACAAGGGGGCGCTCCtactcttcctcttcctcatcaggGGGCCCTTTGTCTAGCCCGCTGCAAGTCCACTACCCTAACCACCACGCTGCCAGTTCCTCTCAGTCCCAGACACGCAAGTCCAGCTCAGCTTGGACCAGTCCCCCGCTGCCCCAGCCTAGCCATGGCCGCACTGAGCGCTGCCAGCAGGCGCTCTCTGACTGGTACTACAACCAGCTGCCGGAGCGCCCAGCACGCAACATGCAAACCCGCCACCGCAGCTACTCTCAGGACCGGCTCAGTGATTCAAGGAGGCAGCAGCAGCGGACAGGTGGCTGGCCGCACAGCGCCTCCCAGGACACTCTGCTGTTACTACAGCAGTCAGGACCAGGTCCCCAAGGAGAGCCCTACTGCTCCTATGGAGACTGGGAGGGTGGCCCAAGTAGGGGGCACCCTGCCAACAACTATACCCGGACACGTTCTGAAAACCTGCTGGCCCAGTATGATAACCATGGCCGCTCATTAGAGATGCTGGACCGAGCAGCAGCTGGAGTGGTCTCGCCTCGTTTTGAGAGGCTGTCATTGCTCCAGCAGGCTCCCCAACCGCCCCCCAGGACTGACGCCTACTCTAGGAAGGGGAGCCATTACGGTGCCGCACAGGATCCTCCGATATCCCGACACACACATTCTAAACACCATTCCCAGCCTCAGACCCAGCAATCAGCCCCCCAGAGTAGGCGGCTTCCCCGTGGGCAGAGCGTGGATGACCAGCCGGTGGGCTACCGCAGCTACAGCCCCTCTTTTAACCGCAAGACGGGCCGCATCATGCAGCAAGCCCACTCTTTCAGGGACCCTTCGTACTCTGGCCCTCACATGAACTGGAACCCAAACACTAAAACCAGTCCGCCAGAGGGCACAACGGCACCCCTCACTGCCTCTGCCACATCCCCCCTTGCCTCCACCACTCACGAATCCCAGGACAGAGCATACAGGCCAACAAACCACGAGAGGGAACGAGGGTCAGTGGAGGGGCAGGCAAAGGTGGTGGCACAGACCCAGGAAGTGGTGCTGAGGCAGAAACCTCCCACCGGGCGGAGGAATGCCCACGGTATGCGTCACCCTCATTACGCGCTGCCCATTGACGGGCTAGAACCCTCTTTGTTTTCTCCTGATCCCCAGGACGCAGCTCCTACCCCTGGTTCCACGGGAGATGTAGCCCCACGCAAACCAAACGGCAACCTTGCCCCCCTCTCTATAGAGGATGACTCCCTGGCCTCCATCCCCTTCATAG ATGAGCCCACCAGCCCCGGCGCTGATTTGCGCGCTCGCCACGTGCCGGCGTCCTCCGTGGTGTCCAGCGGCATGAATTCGGCGCCCGCTGTGGTCACCAGCCCCGCCTTCCCCACCTTCACCTTCCCCCTCACTAGGCTCTTCTCACACGACTGCA GCAGTATTAAATCCGGTCGCCGTTCCTCCTATCTTCTAGCGATCACCACCGAGCGCTCCAAGTCATGCGACGAAGGTCTCAACACGTTCAGAGAGGAAGGCCGAGTCTTCTC GAGGCTACCAAAGAGAGTAAAGAGTTTCTTCACAGACGGG tcttTGGAAAACCTCGGGACAGCAGAGGAGGTTCGATCTAAACGCCACTCCACCTCAGAGCTCGGAAACATCACTTACAGCGACGTACGGCGAGAAGGATGGCTGCACTATAAACAAATCCTCACAGAGAAGGGCAAG AAGGTGGGCAGCGGCATGCGTCCGTGGAAGCGAGTCTTTTCAGTGCTTCGCTCCCATTCGCTGTTCCTCTATAAGGACAAGAGGGAGGCGGTGCTCCGCGGGGCCACGATCGGATGTGCGGCAGAGGACgagcagccaatcagcatcCGGGGCTGCCTGGTGGACATCGCGTACAGTGAGACCAAACGAAAGCACGCACTAAGGCTAACCACCCAGGACTTCTGCGAGTACCTGCTGCAGGCGGAGGACCGGGAGGACATGCTGGACTGGATAAAGGTCATCAGAGAGAACAGCAAGACAGACAGCGAG GAGCTGGGCTTCTCCAGACAGGCCCTCATCAATAAGAAGCTGAATGATTACAGGAAACAGAG TCCAACAGGCAGCAAGCCCGACTCCTCTCCCAGGATGTCCCGCATGAAGCCTCCCTTCATGCTCGCCAAGACGGACAATGCTGCGGGGGCGCCACGCTCCCCCAAATCAGACGGCAAAG ATGAGAGCAGCCCTCCAAAGTCTCCGTGGGGAATCAACATCatgaagaagacaaagaaggcCGGGCCAAAAGCTTTCGGTGTGAGGTTGGAGGATTGTCAGCCAGGAGTAAATAACAAG TTCATCCCGTTGATCGTGGAGATCTGCTGCGGTCTGGTAGAAGACATGGGTCTGGAGTACACGGGAATCTACAGAGTCCCCGGGAACAACGCCATGGTGTCAATGCTTCAGGATCAGCTCAACAAGGGCGTCGACATCAACCCTGCGGAGGAG AAGTGGCAAGACCTCAATGTTGTCAGCAGTTTACTCAAATCCTTCTTCAGGAAACTTCCAGAGCCACTTTTCACCAACG ACAAGTACAACGACTTCATTGACGCCAATCGGATGGAAAGTGCATCAGATAGActaaaaacaatgaagaaaCTG ATCCGAGACCTCCCAGATTATTATTACCACACACTGAAGTTCCTAGTTGTTCACTTGAAGACAGTGGCCGACAGCgcagataaaaacaaa ATGGAGCCCCGTAACCTGGCTCTGGTGTTCGGGCCGACTCTGGTTCGGACgtcagaggacaacatgaaagaTATGGTCACACACATGCCGGACCGCTACAAGATAATTGAGACCCTCATCCAACAT TGCAACTGGTTTTTCACTGAAGGGCAAGACAAGGATGAAAAG ACGCCGGTGGACACGGAGGACATGCAGCCCGCCCCCAACATCGACCACCTGCTGTCCAACATCGGCAGGACCGCTTTGCTCGGGGAGGCGTCAG ACTCAACCAACAGTGACTCAGCTAAATCAAAG GGGTCGTGGGGATCAAAGAGAGACCTCACACCCAAGGACTTCCTGACTCTGTCCATCATGTCAGCTGTAACGGGCCGCAAACGCAGGAAGCGCCACAATGGCCGCCTGGTGGGCAGCAGCACCGACGACGACTCAGAGCACGAGCCAATTAAAGCTGGACATTTAGgggcagaggaggaagaggaggcagagTCGCCTGTTGGAGACACTGCTCCTCGAGCAGAGGGAGAGGACGacgatgaagaagaagaagaggaggagggagatgaGGAAGTTGTAGAAAGCGGAGCGAAAGAGGAGGTAGATGTGGAGGTGTTGGCGGTTGTTCCCAGTAGGCCGCGCTGtaaaaaggaagaggaggcagGAGGAAGGCAGGCAGCCATGTTGTTgcacgaggaggaggaggcgcgGGCGGTGGTGAAGGGGCCGCCGTGGAGAGCTACAGAGGATGCTCGCTCTATTGTTTCTGGTTACTCCACCCTCTCCACATTAGGGCGTAGCCTGGGGTCCGAGGGGAGGGTGGATGATGCTGATGACGAGCACAGCGAGCTGGTGAGCGAGACGGACAATGAGAGCGGCTTCGCCTCACGCTCCCTCACCCAGGAGAGACCTGATAAACACCCAACAACACCTGTGAACACGCAACCGGCAGCGGCCCCACGAAGTTTCCtctacacacactacaaacCCCCCGTTCTCACACCCACAAACCTGCTCGCCCCGCCCACAGCGCTCACACCCACACCGGACTCTGCGGACAGGAGTGAAGGAGGGGCACGGTCCACCACACCCTcgtcctcctccttctcctcctcctccactacTCACAAACTGCATTCGCGGCCTTCCTTCAACTCGCACAAGCTGATCCAGTGCGACACTCTGGCCAGGAAGAAGCTGAAGTCAGAGAAGGTCAAGACTCGCTCCCTGGACCTGTTGGAGCTGTCTGGGCCCACGGCAGAGGCTGACAGGGCTCGTTCTGGGTCGGATGCTGCACCCAGAGTGAGGAGGGACACCTCCAGAACCAACCCCTCCTCGTGCAGCAGCCAGGAGAGCCTGCGCCTGGCCCGGACCAAGCCCTCCCTGCCACCCAGTGAGGCCGCCTCCTTCACCCCAACCGGCCCCAGTGGCAGGTCTCTGGCGGAGCAGGTCCGCGCTCGTCTGATGGGCTCGGCCGACGACCTGCGCATTGTCGGACTGCGAAAGCCGCTGTCACCCGAGACACGGAGGAAGAGACGGGCCTGGCGCAGACACACCGTGGTGGCCTCTCCAACTGAGATCTCTGAGAAGAGACCCCCATTGACTGTCAGTGAGTTCCCCCTTTCCGCTAACACTCAAAACCAGGTCAAAACACGAGGGCTGCCTCGGGATGCAGACGGGCTCGACCAAGGACCGGCTACACGTCAAGCTCCCACCTCCAGATTCCACCAGTACCTGTGA